One window from the genome of Echinicola vietnamensis DSM 17526 encodes:
- a CDS encoding NADPH-dependent F420 reductase has product MTLGIIGGTKLSVTLGNKYISRGLKVVFGVREEFEARQIEWKILQMQKDKVFGYCEAMDQADVIMVCCENEFLPLVCKCLSRLETKDKLVLDCTNGKYNPNFGCNTRYIQEKADYKKVLKGFNNLGLDYPKCDPLELVKETYFCGDNDFDKYRVKKLIELIGFKAIDAGGLDNAPLLEAFYHLRKQITHFKKENVDYHFKLMSV; this is encoded by the coding sequence ATGACGTTAGGAATTATTGGAGGAACAAAATTGTCAGTGACTTTAGGGAACAAATATATTTCCCGAGGTTTAAAAGTTGTATTTGGAGTAAGGGAGGAGTTTGAAGCCAGGCAAATAGAATGGAAGATTCTTCAAATGCAAAAGGATAAGGTATTTGGTTATTGTGAAGCAATGGACCAAGCCGATGTCATTATGGTTTGCTGTGAGAATGAATTTTTGCCATTGGTATGTAAATGTCTTTCGAGGCTAGAAACCAAGGATAAGTTAGTATTGGACTGCACCAATGGAAAATATAATCCGAATTTTGGCTGTAACACTCGGTATATCCAAGAAAAGGCGGATTATAAGAAAGTATTAAAAGGGTTTAACAACCTGGGACTGGATTATCCCAAATGTGATCCCTTGGAATTGGTTAAAGAAACCTATTTCTGTGGGGACAACGATTTTGACAAATACCGCGTAAAGAAATTGATCGAATTGATAGGTTTCAAAGCGATTGATGCCGGAGGTTTGGACAATGCGCCATTGCTAGAGGCATTTTATCACCTGAGAAAGCAGATCACCCATTTCAAAAAGGAAAACGTAGATTACCATTTTAAATTGATGTCTGTATAA